Below is a genomic region from Streptomyces roseoviridis.
CTTGAGCCGTGGGAGGCGTGGAAGCACGTCGCGCTGGCTCCGCAGAGGTTCACCTATCTGCCGCTCACCCTCCGCGACAACATCACCCTCGGGCAGGGCGACACCGGTGACGCCGCCGTCCTCGCGGCCTGCGAGGCGTCCGGGGCCGCGGACATCCTGCCCGAGCTGCGGTCCGGTCTCGACACCCTGCTGACATCCGAGTGGTTCGGAGGCCACCAGTTGTCCGGCGGGCAGTGGCAGCGCGTCGTCCTGACCCGGGCGTTCCACCGGCAGGCCGCCCTGCTCGTGATGGACGAGCCCACGGCCGCCCTCGACGCCCGTGCCGAGCACCACGTCTTCACCGGGCTTCGGGAGCTCGCCAAGGACCGGGCCGTCCTCCTGATCACGCACCGGCTCGCCAATGTGGCCGTCGCCGACCGGATCGTCGTCCTCGACCGGGGCCGCCTCGTACAGGAGGGGACGTACGCCCAGCTCACCCGGGAACCCGGGCTGTTCCGGACGCTGTGGGAACTGGAGCGGCGCACCGGCCACGACGTGAACCGCCCCGCCTGACCCGCCCGGCCGCAACGCCCGCACGAGAAGGAGCCCCATGCCCCTCACCACGTCCACCGCCGGCCCCGCCTACTGGGAACCGCTCTGGGCCGCCGGCCGCCGCTACCGGCGGCTGTGCGAGGCCGAGAAGCGGCTGATGGCCGAACACCTCGGCCCCGGTGGAGGCCGCCCCGCCCTCGACGTCGGCAGCGGCGACGGCAGCCTCGCCCGCCACCTCCACCACGAGCTCGGCTACCGCACGACCGGCGTCGACTGCTCCCCCAGCGCACTCGCGCTCGCCGCGGCCCAGGACACCGGGCCGGGGCCGGCGTGGCGGTGCGCGGACATCACCACCGATGACCTCAGCGCCCTCCCTGACGCGGCCTACGCCCTCGTCACCTGCCGCCTGGTCTACCGGTGGATGGACGACAAGCCCGGCTTTCTCGACCGCGTCCGCCGGCTCCTCGCACCCGGCGGTACCTTCTGGGTCGTCACCGGGCTCGCCGGCCGCCGCACGACCACCGACCCCGCCCGCCGCGAGCTCGGCATCTCTCCGGCGGACGCCGAACTGCTCGCGACCGGCTGGTCCGTCGTGCGCACCGCCGACCTCGACGTCCTGCGCTGCTACGCCCTGCGGCCCTGAGTCCCGCACCCCGCCCGCGACCGGAAGGACACGAACCCGTGCCGGACATCGAGAAGCACATCGCCGAGATCTGGTCCCTCTACGGCCGTCACCAGCTCGGCCGGACCTTCGACCTGCCCGAGCTGGACGACTGGACCTGGGACATCCCGCAGGTCGGACCCGGCATCGACGTGCTCGGCGAGGTCGCCGGTCTGCGCGTCCTGGACCTGGGAGCCGGAGTCGGCCGGCACGCCGCGCGTCTCGCCGCCCTCGGCGCCGACGTCACGGCCGTCGACGCCTCCCCCACCCAGTACCAGCGCGCCCTCGCCCGCTACCCCGACACCCCCGGGCTGCGCCTGGTGTGTGCCGACGCCGTCGACCACCTGCGAGAAGCCGCCCCCTACGACCTCGTGTACTCGGTCAGCGGCATCCCCTTCCTGGACCCGCACCGGCTGCTGCCCGCCCTGGCCGCCGGGCTCACGCCCGGCGGGCGGCTGGTGTTCAGCGCACTGCACACCAACTCCCACGGCGACGGGCCGTCCGACTCCGTCACCGCGCGCCCCGAGATTCTGAGGCTGCCCGGCACGGACACCGAGCACCGGATGCCCATGTGGGTCCTCGAACCGCGGCTGTGGGAGGGCCTCCTCGTCGACCACGGCCTCGTCGTGGAGTCGGTCACCACGATCGACTCCCCGCAGGCCGGTCAGCCGCTGTCGTACCGGCTGTACGCGGCCCGCCGCCCGGAGTCGATGCTCGATCCGTCCAGACGGTGCGCGCGCATCACCGCCCCGGTCGAGGCCGGCCCCTGACCCAATGGGCACCGCGCGCCCCGGGGAGCGCCCGGCCGGTCGAGCGGCTTCCCCGGCGGCCCGTCATCTCCCGATCGGAGGCTGTCGCGGGGGCCGCCACCGTTGACCCGCGAAGCGTGCGAGCGCGTCCTCCAGTTCGGGTGGGACCGTCGCCTCGTCCGGGACTCCGGTAGGGCAGTCGAGCGGCCACAGAGCCACCCAGCCGTCGCTGTTGACACGGATCCGCGGTCCCGGAGCGGCCTCGGCGGTGAACCGCAGGTGGAGCATGACGGTGGCGTCGTCGTTCTTCCCGAGCGGTGGTTGGAACAGGCGCGGCGCGACCTCCGCGATGTCCCGCCACTCGAAACGGACCGTCCGCCTGCCCCACGCGTACGCGATCCCGTCCTCGTCCAGGCGCAACTCGGCGCGCCGCCAGGTGAGGGGCGCGACCAGCAGGTCGACGGCGAGGGGAAGGGCCACGAAGAACCCCACGGTCTGCACGGCACCGGGATCCTGCCAGCCGTCCTCGTAGGTGATGATGCCGCTCCACACCAGCGCGAGCGTCCACATGCCCACGTACAAGGCCGGCTTTCCTCTGGTGACCCGCAGGCCGACGTAGCCGGGGATGCGGACGGACCGCGGGGTGCTGCTCGCCGCGGGGAGCGGGCGGACCGGCCAGGGCGCGCGGATGGTGGACCGCCGTCGGGGTTCCGGGCGGCCGCCGCGCCCGCGGGCCGCGAAGCCCGCCTGGATCTGGGCGTGCCGGAACTGGTAGACGCCGCCGACCTGTCGCAGCAGCCCCACCCTGCGCGCGTCCTCGAGGAACGCCATGGTCGACCACGGCAGCCTTCCCAGGCCCGCGAGGGTCACCTTGGCGAGCAGCCACTGCGTCCAGGGGCTCAGTGCCATGATCACCGCGGCCGCCCCCGCCGTTCCGGAGATCCAGCTGCCGAGCAGCACGATCCGGTCGGGGACCTGGACGACGGTCAGGGTGCCGATGGCTCCGATCACCGGTGCGACGCCGAACACCATGAGCAGGGTGCTGGCCCGCTCGCCGCGCAGCAGGGCCCGTGGCCCGACGGCCTGTGCGGTGTCGGCGGGCGCGCCGACCACCATCATGAGCAGCGGCGGAACGACGAAGCCCAGCGCCATGAGCGGTTCGTCCTGCTGGAGGAGCAGGACGATGGGTGCGAGGCACAGAAGGAGCCAGAACAGAGCCGGGATACGGGTGCGGTGCCTGCCGAACAGGGCGAGCCGACGGGGAAGAGGTCCCTTCCACAGCTGCGAGAGCAGCAGGATTATGCCTCCCATGATGCCGAGCATCGTGGCGGCCGTGGCTCCGGCGGCTATCTGGAAGGCGAGGAACACATCGCCTCCGGCGATCCAGCCGTTGAACCACGAGGAACCCGCCATCAACAGGACGTAGCCGGCCACCAGCGCCGGGGCCTTGAGGAAGGTCGGTGCCTTCGCCCGGTGCAGTTCCCACCAGGCGAACTCTCGGGTCTTCACCGCGGTGAGATGGGCGGCCAGGAAACCGAGGGCACGCTGTGCCTGCGCGTGCCCCCAGCGGCGTACGGGACGGGGCTGGTGGGGCGAGGGCGGCCCGGAGGGAAAGGCCGCCGGAACGATGGAGTCGAGCAGGTGCCGTTCCACGGCGGCGACGTCGGGGAAGAGGGAGGCGTCGGTGAGCTCCGTGGGGTCGGAGTCCGCGCGGGCGTACACGGTGCGGGCCAGCCACAGCATGAGGGGGGACGAGAGCGCTCTGGCCGGCACGGCTTCGGGGTGGCGGGTGAGGTGGTCCAGGAGCCCCTGCCAGCGCTGGGCGTGCCGGGGGTGCGAGGAGCCGCGCAGGTACGCGGCCGCCGCGGCCCCTGCCACCGGTTGCGCCTTGATCACGGCCGCCGCCTGCAACACCTCTTCCTCTTCGACGAGTTCGGTGTACTCGGTCGTGCGGGAGGTGAGGATGAGCGGTGTGCTGTCGGTGCCTGCCTTGTTGAGGGCGGCCAGGGCCGCGGACCGCAGCGGGCGGGGCAGTTCGTCCAGGCCGTCGAGGACCGGGAGCACCCGCCGGTCGCGCACGAGTGCGCGGATCCGGGCCCGGTCGAGGTCCCTGCTCAGGCCGACGTATTCCTCGTGGACGCGGCGCGCGAGCCAGACGTCGAAGTGTTCCTTGGTCGCGTCCCAGGAGGAGGCCAGGAGCGGTACGGGGACGGGCTTCGTCACGTCGTGCAGGGTGAGCAGCTGCAACGCGAGGAGGATCGCCAGGGACGTCTTGCCGGTGCCGGGACCGCCGATGATCACCAGACGGCGGGCGGGCAGGGCCTGGAAGGCGGCGGCGAGTTCGGTGAGTCCCGCGGTGCTGCCGGCGACGTCCGCCCCGACGTGCTCACGGTGATCGGCGACCGTCCAGTCAGCCCGCCAGCCGACCGCGAGCCTGGCGCTGCCGGCCAGGCCGAGGACCCCCGCCTCGTCCCGCCACTGGGCGAGCACCACGCGCGCCAGCTCTCCGGCAGCACGGTCCTGCGGTGTCTGCGGGGACGGCAGATGCAGGTGTACGCCGCTGAAGTCCCGGCCCTGAATCACGTACGTGGCCTGGCCCGAGAACACGTTGTGCACGTCGCCCCGTGACCGCTCCGACATGGCCGCTCAGCCGGTCCTCTGCCGCGGCCCGCGGGAAAGCGGCGGGAGGCCCCGCCTCGGACGCGCGGGCACCTGAGGGCGCATCGGTGATGTCACGTCGGAGCACCTTTCGCGGCAGCCGGAGCACCGCGGCGTCGCCGGTGCGGTACGGCGCCGTACGAGGCCGCGCAGCGACATCCCCGCCCGCTGCCCCGCCGCGCCCGCCGCGTCGCCGGCCGGCTCCGCGAGGAGCTCGGCCGTGATCGCCTCCATGGGCCCCCTCCCCTCCGTGAGACCGTTCAACTCCCGCCGTGATACGTGTAGTTGACTCAGCCGATGGAGCACTCTCCGAACGGTACCTGCCCGGATCCCGCCGTGCCCGAACCTGCGTGCGGGGGAACGGTTCGCGGGGCCCTCACGGTGCCGCCGTCCGCCGTCTCCTCTCCCGGGCGGCGTCCGGCGCGGCCGACGGCCCCTGCGGAAGCAGCTCGGCCGTGACGAAGGCCGTCACGGCCGCCAGGATGACCACGGGGACGGTCTCGAAGTTCCCGAGCACCAGGACCACCAGGGCCACGCTGCTGACCGGAAGCCGCAGCGAGGCCGCGCACGCGGCGGCCATGCCGGCGGCAGCGCCGGGGACCACTCCGAGTCCCGGCAGCGGCGCGAGCAGCACGCCGGCCGCCGCGCCCAAGAAGAGCGCGGGGAACACCAGGCCGCCGCGGAGACTTCCCAGGCACAGGGCGTACGCGGTGGCCTTGAACAGCAGGACGGCCAGCAGCGCGCCCACGCCCCAGGACTGCGGATCGGCGGTCAGCTGGGCCAGGGCGGCCTGCCCGGACAAGGCGACCTCCCCCGGGCTGCGGCCCGTGACGACCGCGTAGAGGGCGGCGCAGCCTCCGGCCGTGACCGCGCACGCCACCGTCCGGGGCAGCGGTGCCGCCGCCACGAACGAGGCGGTCAGACGACCGCCGAGGATCACGAGGTGGACGAGCGCGCCGATGCCGGTCGCCAGCAGGATCGACCACACCACGTCGCCCGTGTCCAGACGTGAGGGCGACAGGGGGAAGTGCACGGACAGACTGCCCGTCTGGAGGCCGGTCCACCGTCCGAAGCCGGTGAACACGACTCCACCGACACCGCTCGACAGCAGCGCGGGGAGCATGACGGCGAACAGGCGCGGCCCGCCCACGCCCGCCACCTCGATCAGCAGGACCGCGGCGATGAGCGGGTTTCCGAAGATGGCGGCGACGGCGGCGGCCGCGCCTGCCGCACCCAGCAGCGCGGTGCTCTGTGGTGTGGCCGGTGCGCGGACGAGGTCCCGGAAGAGCAGGGCCAGACCGCCGCCGAGTGCGATCAGGGGCGCCTCCGGGCCGAGGACGGCACCGAGCGGCAGGCTCGCGGCCGCGGCGATGATCACACCGGGCAGGGCGGCCGCCGCGGGCCCGCCCGTCTGCAGGCCGTACGCGGGAACGTGACCGCCCGCGCCGGGCAGACGGGTCACCACCGTCCCCACGACGATCCCGGCGACGGCGAGCAGCGGCAGCGGCCACCAGGCCGGCGGCGTGTCCCAGCCCCACGCCTTCGGCAGGTCGGCCCACAGCACGTGCTCCAGCTCGTGCAGGGCGACGAGGAACCAGAAGGCGGCGAGGGAGATCGGGATGCCGATGAGGGCGCTGAACACCAGGACCTTGCGGTACGCGGGCGTGCGCAGGAGGTCCCGCAGCCGGTCGGCCTCCGCTGCCTCCACCGGCTCTTCGGAGGGGCCCGGGGGGCGGCGGGCCTTCGGCGTCGTCATGGAGTGAGTCCTTCCGGGGCCGTGGGCGGGGTCTGCGTCGGGACTGCTGCCCGGCTCATCCTGGCCGCCCGCCGGCGTCGCCGACGGCTCACACAGCCGTGACCACGGCCGCCTTCACCCGCCCGGCACTACTCGCGCCCACGGCACGGCACCCTCCCGGTCCGGACGCGAAGGCACCGGCGCCTCTCACAGCACCCCGCCCGACGACGGCGAGGACGCGGCCGACGGCGTCACGAGTGGAGGGTGGCGTTCCCCAGCGCGGCGACGCTGCCGTCCCCCTCCGGGGTCACCGCCGCGCCCGCGGCCCGCCGCCCCGGCCGGCGCGGGGGCCGGTGGCCTCAGGCGGGCTTGCGCCACACGGAGACGTGCTTCGTGGAGTCCTGGGTGAACGAGGACCCGTCCCAGTCAGCGACGCGCCGTTCCAGTTCCAGTCCGGCGATCCGTGCCATCAGATCGAGCTCCGCCGGCCAGGCGTACCGGTGCCGGGATTTCTCCCGGCGGTAGCGGCCGTCGTCGCCGTCGCGGGTGAAGTGGTGGGAGACGAGGATCTGCTCGGCCAGGTCGAAGGTGTCGAAGCCGCTGTGCCGTTCGGAGACGTCGAACGGCACGGCGACCTGGCCGGGCGGCAGAAACCGGAGCGGCGGCACGCCCAGCTCGATGACGAATCGACCACCGGGCGCAAGATGCCGTGCGGCGTTGCGGAAGCACTCGACCTGCTCGTCCTGAGTCAGCAGGTTCGTGATGGTGTTGTAGACGAGATAGACCAACGCGAACTCACCGGGGACGACGGTGGTGGCCATGTCCCCGATGACGACGGGGAGCGTGTCCTCGTCGACCTTGCGCCGCAGCACAGCGGCCATGGCCTCGGACAGTTCGATGCCCACCACCGGCACGCCTCGCTCCCGGAGCGGGACGCCCACCCGTCCTGTCCCGATCGCGAACTCCAGCGCCCGGCCCTCTCCGGCGAGGTCGGCGAGGAAGGTGAGGGCCGGCCCGAGAACGGCAGCCGAGAACGCTTCGGCCTCCTCGGCGTCGTAGCGGTCGGCGGTCGCGCGGGTCCACAGCTCACTGCTCGTCACGAACGGCCACTGTGCCGGGTGCCGAGGGGCGCTGTCGACACGTTTTCGTTCCCGCGGGCGCCGCGTCCGTCGCACGGCGCCATGGCGGCGGCCGAAGCCTCGTGGCCCGCGAACCTCCCTCAGGCAAGGGGCCGGAGGGCCGTACGCGCGGAACAGGGCGTTGCGGACGGCGAGCCGCCCCGCGTGGTGGAATGCCCCGCTGGTGGCCCTGAACGTGGACGTGTTCTTGGTGCGGACGCTTGGGAGGCGTAGGTTCGGGAAAGTGAACGAGACGATGCGCGACAGGCTGAGGTCGATTCCGGTATTCGCGAACGTCGCCGCGACGGCGTTCACCGACACGAACCTTCCGGAGAATCCCGTACCGCGCGTCGGGGAATGGATTCTTTCGGCCGAGGCCGCCGGTCAGGCGGAGCCGCACGCCATGAGCATCTGCACGGTCTCGGCCGACGGAGTCCCGTCCAGCCGCGTGCTGCTCGTGAAGGACATCGACGAGGACGCGCTCTACTTCGCGACGCCCGCCGACAGCCGCAAGGGCCTGGAGATCGCCGCCTGCCCGCGGGTCGCCGCCCACTTCCACTGGCCGGCGGCCGGGCGTCAGGTCCGGCTGGTCGGGGTCGCCGTCGACCAGGGCCGGGCCGCCTCCGAGGGCGACTTCGCCGAACGCGGGCGGGAGTCCCGGCTGTCGGCCCATCTGCACCGCCCCGGGCCGCTGCCCTCCCGCCGGGCCGCGCTCGACGAGTTCGAGCGGCTCGGCGAGCTCCACCCCGATGAGGTGCCGTGCCCGCCCAGCTGGACGCTGTACGCCCTCGCCCCCACCGAGATCGAGTTCTGGGAGGCCAGCACCGACCGGGTCCATCACCGCGTGGTCTACCGCAGGGACGCCGCCGGCGCTCCCTGGCATCACGAGCTGCTGTGGCCCTGAGCGGAACCGGCGCGCGCGGGCGGGGGGCGGGCGGCCGTGCACGGGCGGCAACTCGACCGGCCGGCCAGATGCGACCGGTCGTTCGGGGTCGTTCCGGGCACGTCGCGACTCGTCGTGCGTCAGGATGTGGCGTCATGGGCGAGATTTCTGAACTGGTCGCACTCCTCGGGCTCGAACCCCACGTCGAGGGGGGCTGGTTTCGCCGCACCTGGTGCACCGAGGCGGAAGCGGTGCCGGACGGGTACGGGGGGACGCGTCCGTTCGCCACCGGGATCTACTTCCTCCTCCACCCGGGTGAGGTCTCACGCTGGCATCGGGTGCGCTCCGACGAGCTGTGGCTGTGGCACCGGGGCGGACCGCTGACGATGCGGCTCGGCGGGGACGGGGACGCACCCAGCGCCGGGGGCGCTTCCGTCCTGGGACCGCGTGTCGAGTACGGGGAGCAGCCGCAGTTGCTGGTGCCTGCCGGCACCTGGCAGACGGCGGAGCCGGCCGGTGACGAGCCGGCCCTGGTGTCCTGCGTCGTCGCTCCCGGCTTCGACTTCGAGGACTTCGAGATGCTGTGACCCCGCGCGCCTTCGCCGCAACACGGGCCCGACGCGTCCACGCAGGCGCCGACGGGACCCCGCGCCC
It encodes:
- a CDS encoding class I SAM-dependent methyltransferase; amino-acid sequence: MPLTTSTAGPAYWEPLWAAGRRYRRLCEAEKRLMAEHLGPGGGRPALDVGSGDGSLARHLHHELGYRTTGVDCSPSALALAAAQDTGPGPAWRCADITTDDLSALPDAAYALVTCRLVYRWMDDKPGFLDRVRRLLAPGGTFWVVTGLAGRRTTTDPARRELGISPADAELLATGWSVVRTADLDVLRCYALRP
- a CDS encoding class I SAM-dependent methyltransferase, translating into MPDIEKHIAEIWSLYGRHQLGRTFDLPELDDWTWDIPQVGPGIDVLGEVAGLRVLDLGAGVGRHAARLAALGADVTAVDASPTQYQRALARYPDTPGLRLVCADAVDHLREAAPYDLVYSVSGIPFLDPHRLLPALAAGLTPGGRLVFSALHTNSHGDGPSDSVTARPEILRLPGTDTEHRMPMWVLEPRLWEGLLVDHGLVVESVTTIDSPQAGQPLSYRLYAARRPESMLDPSRRCARITAPVEAGP
- a CDS encoding NACHT domain-containing protein, with product MSERSRGDVHNVFSGQATYVIQGRDFSGVHLHLPSPQTPQDRAAGELARVVLAQWRDEAGVLGLAGSARLAVGWRADWTVADHREHVGADVAGSTAGLTELAAAFQALPARRLVIIGGPGTGKTSLAILLALQLLTLHDVTKPVPVPLLASSWDATKEHFDVWLARRVHEEYVGLSRDLDRARIRALVRDRRVLPVLDGLDELPRPLRSAALAALNKAGTDSTPLILTSRTTEYTELVEEEEVLQAAAVIKAQPVAGAAAAAYLRGSSHPRHAQRWQGLLDHLTRHPEAVPARALSSPLMLWLARTVYARADSDPTELTDASLFPDVAAVERHLLDSIVPAAFPSGPPSPHQPRPVRRWGHAQAQRALGFLAAHLTAVKTREFAWWELHRAKAPTFLKAPALVAGYVLLMAGSSWFNGWIAGGDVFLAFQIAAGATAATMLGIMGGIILLLSQLWKGPLPRRLALFGRHRTRIPALFWLLLCLAPIVLLLQQDEPLMALGFVVPPLLMMVVGAPADTAQAVGPRALLRGERASTLLMVFGVAPVIGAIGTLTVVQVPDRIVLLGSWISGTAGAAAVIMALSPWTQWLLAKVTLAGLGRLPWSTMAFLEDARRVGLLRQVGGVYQFRHAQIQAGFAARGRGGRPEPRRRSTIRAPWPVRPLPAASSTPRSVRIPGYVGLRVTRGKPALYVGMWTLALVWSGIITYEDGWQDPGAVQTVGFFVALPLAVDLLVAPLTWRRAELRLDEDGIAYAWGRRTVRFEWRDIAEVAPRLFQPPLGKNDDATVMLHLRFTAEAAPGPRIRVNSDGWVALWPLDCPTGVPDEATVPPELEDALARFAGQRWRPPRQPPIGR
- a CDS encoding chloride channel protein — encoded protein: MTTPKARRPPGPSEEPVEAAEADRLRDLLRTPAYRKVLVFSALIGIPISLAAFWFLVALHELEHVLWADLPKAWGWDTPPAWWPLPLLAVAGIVVGTVVTRLPGAGGHVPAYGLQTGGPAAAALPGVIIAAAASLPLGAVLGPEAPLIALGGGLALLFRDLVRAPATPQSTALLGAAGAAAAVAAIFGNPLIAAVLLIEVAGVGGPRLFAVMLPALLSSGVGGVVFTGFGRWTGLQTGSLSVHFPLSPSRLDTGDVVWSILLATGIGALVHLVILGGRLTASFVAAAPLPRTVACAVTAGGCAALYAVVTGRSPGEVALSGQAALAQLTADPQSWGVGALLAVLLFKATAYALCLGSLRGGLVFPALFLGAAAGVLLAPLPGLGVVPGAAAGMAAACAASLRLPVSSVALVVLVLGNFETVPVVILAAVTAFVTAELLPQGPSAAPDAARERRRRTAAP
- a CDS encoding class I SAM-dependent methyltransferase; its protein translation is MTSSELWTRATADRYDAEEAEAFSAAVLGPALTFLADLAGEGRALEFAIGTGRVGVPLRERGVPVVGIELSEAMAAVLRRKVDEDTLPVVIGDMATTVVPGEFALVYLVYNTITNLLTQDEQVECFRNAARHLAPGGRFVIELGVPPLRFLPPGQVAVPFDVSERHSGFDTFDLAEQILVSHHFTRDGDDGRYRREKSRHRYAWPAELDLMARIAGLELERRVADWDGSSFTQDSTKHVSVWRKPA
- a CDS encoding pyridoxal 5'-phosphate synthase encodes the protein MRDRLRSIPVFANVAATAFTDTNLPENPVPRVGEWILSAEAAGQAEPHAMSICTVSADGVPSSRVLLVKDIDEDALYFATPADSRKGLEIAACPRVAAHFHWPAAGRQVRLVGVAVDQGRAASEGDFAERGRESRLSAHLHRPGPLPSRRAALDEFERLGELHPDEVPCPPSWTLYALAPTEIEFWEASTDRVHHRVVYRRDAAGAPWHHELLWP
- a CDS encoding cupin domain-containing protein — translated: MGEISELVALLGLEPHVEGGWFRRTWCTEAEAVPDGYGGTRPFATGIYFLLHPGEVSRWHRVRSDELWLWHRGGPLTMRLGGDGDAPSAGGASVLGPRVEYGEQPQLLVPAGTWQTAEPAGDEPALVSCVVAPGFDFEDFEML